Proteins found in one Nostoc sp. NIES-3756 genomic segment:
- the ptsP gene encoding phosphoenolpyruvate--protein phosphotransferase — translation MVGIVIVSHSKQLALGVQELAMQMVQGKVALAIAAGIADPDNPLGTDPIQVQEAIASVFSDDGVLVLMDLGSALMSAEMALEFLPEAQRQKIHLCAAPLVEGAIAAVVAAAAGKNMQQVIAEAQGALVAKATQLNINTDTNVHYQPITSQEAATREIRLTINNRFGLHARPAAQFVSISARFGAQILVQNLTTGSPPVRGDSINQVATLGVRQGHEIAISATGVDADAALAALQALIANNFGEDDTITSPPLVENTATPQSPSELLGIAASPGVAIAPVVHYQPSILTPTQHHVDDAEAEWQRLQNAIQAAKKEIETLFSHASVQIGDAEAAIFDAHLLFLADPVLLEAVHHRISEEQINAEAAWQLVVDEVASRYRTLEDIYLQERVDDVIDVGQRVLRLLTGTVGTVLDLPEPAILVAKDLTPSDTVGLDPKKILGICTTSGSSTSHSAIIARTLGIPAVLGMDAQVLQVEDGTLMALDGEIGRAWVEPEADILELLETKQQVWQTAQRDAKAKAQQPAITTDNRQVRVFANIGSIADVQAALSNGAEGVGLLRTEFLYLGRTSPPTEEEQVAVYQAIAQVLQQRPLIIRTLDVGGDKPLPYLRPQLIEANPFLGCRGIRFCLNHIDLFKTQLRAILRASVGQNIKIMLPMIATVGEVKAAKAILSQVQSELRQADIPVEEAISLGIMVEVPAAVAIADQLAAEVDFFSIGTNDLSQYVMAGDRTNPQVASLVDAMHPAVLRMIQQTVQAAHQAGIWVGLCGELAAEPVATPILLGLGLDELSVNPPAIPTLKQSISQLSLATSEAIAMRALQQNSVEQVKAIVSK, via the coding sequence GTGGTTGGAATTGTTATTGTTTCTCATAGTAAACAACTAGCCCTTGGTGTCCAAGAATTGGCGATGCAGATGGTTCAGGGTAAAGTTGCCCTAGCGATCGCCGCAGGTATTGCTGATCCTGACAACCCACTGGGTACAGATCCTATCCAAGTCCAAGAAGCGATCGCTTCTGTATTTAGTGATGATGGTGTCTTGGTATTGATGGATTTGGGTAGTGCTTTGATGAGTGCAGAAATGGCGTTGGAGTTTCTGCCAGAAGCACAAAGGCAAAAAATTCATTTGTGTGCTGCACCTCTAGTAGAAGGTGCGATCGCGGCGGTAGTTGCGGCGGCGGCTGGTAAGAATATGCAGCAAGTTATAGCTGAAGCCCAAGGCGCATTAGTAGCCAAAGCTACTCAATTAAATATAAACACAGACACTAATGTTCATTATCAACCTATCACAAGCCAAGAAGCAGCAACTAGAGAAATTCGCCTGACTATCAACAATCGCTTCGGTTTACACGCCCGTCCTGCTGCTCAGTTTGTGAGTATATCTGCCCGATTTGGGGCGCAAATTTTGGTACAGAACTTAACCACAGGTTCGCCACCTGTACGGGGTGACAGTATTAATCAAGTAGCAACGTTAGGGGTACGCCAAGGACACGAAATAGCAATTTCGGCTACTGGTGTTGATGCAGATGCGGCACTAGCAGCCCTACAAGCGTTAATTGCTAATAATTTTGGTGAGGATGATACTATTACCTCCCCACCATTAGTAGAAAACACAGCAACGCCTCAGTCTCCTAGTGAACTATTAGGAATTGCTGCTTCCCCAGGCGTGGCGATCGCGCCCGTTGTCCATTATCAACCAAGCATTCTTACACCTACGCAACACCACGTAGATGATGCAGAAGCAGAGTGGCAACGTTTACAAAATGCGATTCAAGCTGCCAAAAAAGAAATTGAAACGTTATTCTCTCACGCATCAGTGCAAATTGGTGATGCTGAAGCGGCTATTTTTGATGCTCATTTACTGTTTTTAGCAGATCCGGTGCTATTGGAAGCGGTTCACCACCGCATCAGCGAAGAACAAATTAATGCAGAAGCAGCTTGGCAATTGGTAGTAGATGAAGTGGCTTCTCGCTACCGCACCCTTGAAGATATTTATCTGCAAGAACGAGTTGATGATGTAATAGATGTAGGGCAAAGGGTACTGCGACTGCTAACGGGTACTGTTGGTACTGTTTTGGATCTACCAGAACCAGCGATTTTAGTTGCTAAAGATTTGACTCCTTCGGATACGGTGGGGCTAGACCCAAAAAAGATTTTAGGTATTTGTACCACCTCTGGTAGCTCCACATCTCACAGTGCCATTATTGCCCGGACTCTCGGCATACCCGCAGTTTTAGGTATGGATGCCCAGGTGTTACAGGTGGAAGATGGTACACTCATGGCCTTGGATGGTGAAATCGGCAGGGCTTGGGTAGAACCAGAAGCGGATATTTTGGAGTTGCTGGAAACCAAGCAGCAAGTATGGCAAACGGCGCAACGGGACGCAAAAGCCAAAGCACAACAGCCAGCAATCACTACTGATAATCGACAGGTGCGTGTATTTGCCAATATTGGCAGTATCGCCGATGTGCAAGCAGCCCTATCTAACGGTGCTGAGGGTGTGGGGTTGTTGCGTACCGAGTTTCTTTATTTAGGCAGAACCAGTCCACCAACTGAGGAGGAACAAGTAGCAGTTTATCAGGCGATCGCCCAAGTATTACAACAGCGTCCTTTAATTATTCGCACTCTGGATGTCGGCGGTGATAAGCCATTGCCTTACCTCCGTCCACAGCTTATAGAAGCGAACCCCTTCTTGGGTTGTCGAGGAATCCGTTTCTGCCTCAATCATATAGATTTATTTAAAACTCAGTTACGGGCAATTTTGCGTGCCAGCGTTGGGCAAAATATCAAGATTATGTTACCTATGATTGCTACTGTAGGGGAAGTCAAAGCGGCTAAAGCTATCTTGAGTCAAGTACAGTCAGAACTGCGCCAAGCTGATATTCCCGTTGAGGAGGCCATTTCCTTGGGAATTATGGTAGAAGTTCCCGCAGCCGTAGCGATCGCTGATCAATTGGCGGCGGAAGTAGACTTTTTTAGTATCGGTACTAATGATTTGAGTCAGTATGTCATGGCAGGCGATCGCACTAACCCCCAAGTAGCCAGTTTAGTTGATGCTATGCACCCGGCTGTGTTACGCATGATCCAACAAACTGTGCAAGCTGCCCATCAGGCTGGTATCTGGGTAGGCTTATGTGGTGAACTAGCAGCCGAACCTGTGGCAACCCCAATTTTATTAGGTTTGGGGCTGGATGAGTTAAGCGTCAATCCTCCAGCTATACCCACACTCAAACAGTCAATCTCACAGTTAAGTTTAGCGACATCTGAGGCGATCGCTATGAGGGCATTGCAACAAAATTCTGTAGAACAGGTAAAAGCGATCGTTTCTAAGTAA
- a CDS encoding DMT family transporter, producing the protein MSFTNGKGELAALFAACLWAIASVLYGIVGQRIGPLQLNLIKGIVAIAFLLLTIWLTGESLSISTPAPILLLCLSGVVGIGLGDTAFLAAINNLGARRVLLIGTLAPPITAIAANILLQERLNFNAWCGILLTIVGVAWVVTERVPNSEDSNSKSSIKGLIFALLAAITNAAGTVISRAAFASGNVTPLWAALLRLSAAELILVIGISLSYKRQISSHSHRPSWQIILTGCFAAFCGTYLGIWLQQTAIKLTAAGIASTIMQTSPLFVIPLAIVIGEKVSWRAIAGVIIAIVGIGILSSH; encoded by the coding sequence TTGTCGTTCACAAATGGAAAGGGTGAATTAGCAGCTTTATTTGCTGCCTGTTTATGGGCGATCGCTTCAGTGCTTTATGGGATTGTGGGGCAAAGGATTGGGCCGCTTCAGCTAAATTTGATTAAAGGAATCGTGGCGATCGCCTTTCTTTTGCTGACGATTTGGTTGACTGGCGAATCCTTATCTATCTCAACCCCTGCACCAATTTTGCTCCTGTGTTTAAGCGGGGTTGTGGGTATTGGTTTGGGAGATACAGCCTTTCTTGCTGCTATCAATAACTTAGGAGCGCGTCGCGTTTTACTTATAGGAACCTTAGCTCCTCCCATAACAGCGATCGCCGCCAATATTCTCCTGCAAGAAAGGTTAAATTTCAACGCTTGGTGTGGTATTCTATTAACTATTGTGGGAGTTGCTTGGGTAGTTACAGAAAGAGTACCCAATTCAGAAGATAGTAATTCAAAATCATCAATCAAAGGTCTTATTTTCGCTTTACTAGCAGCCATTACTAACGCCGCCGGCACAGTAATTTCTCGCGCCGCATTTGCTAGTGGTAACGTGACACCTTTGTGGGCTGCTTTACTGCGGTTATCAGCAGCAGAGTTAATTCTGGTAATAGGAATAAGTTTAAGTTACAAACGTCAAATATCATCCCATTCCCATAGACCATCGTGGCAAATAATTCTGACTGGTTGCTTTGCCGCTTTTTGCGGTACTTATTTAGGAATTTGGCTACAACAAACAGCTATTAAACTTACGGCTGCGGGAATTGCCTCAACTATCATGCAAACTAGTCCGTTATTTGTTATCCCCCTTGCCATTGTCATAGGTGAAAAAGTCAGTTGGAGAGCGATCGCAGGTGTGATAATTGCGATCGTAGGTATTGGAATTTTGAGTAGTCATTAG
- a CDS encoding WD40 repeat domain-containing protein, which produces MAPFVLGQLVYTSFATVGLRTVASKDIPTEIQQIFLEKLVYQFWDAYNPPGAGYRAAYLLQVNPEHSLFGWLYNDGLDDLGRSNVPYFLCYHLAGQLKPSQLENIFICLCTGPLTLINRENPPAYLESLVVQNLWSHKPTRAGVKLPKRIIEQSQTHLEQGKLLNLFVPASQEEIKDTTIADQELFVASTLRTLIIPRNGSIIEQELPIAQRIAQDGAQLSELPFSFTHSQKIFPFSGKLTVALGIIATIASLLTLYFFKVAPFSPGVPKTPTPDPILTPTSTLEQKSIALSNTLFSHVDAVWAVTLSQDGQTLVSASADKTIKVWNLETWKVIATLEGHTDTVRAIALSSDDQTLISAGGDNTIRIWNLQKFKLKRTIMTNSGPVWSLAISNDGQTLVSGHENGTIKIWNFPTGQLLRRIKGHNSRVFSIAMSSDGETFATGSLDKNINIWNLYTGQHLRTITGHRDAVRSLIFSRDGKTLASASWDQSIKLWNVQTGELLHTLLGHTSRVVTLSLGFDDNTLVSGSIDNDLKIWNMPTGKLLETLPGHSDWILGIATNPTKKILVSASKDQTIKVWQP; this is translated from the coding sequence ATGGCCCCTTTTGTCTTAGGTCAACTTGTATACACCAGCTTTGCTACCGTGGGATTGAGAACCGTGGCGAGTAAGGATATTCCTACGGAAATACAACAAATTTTCTTAGAGAAGTTGGTTTATCAGTTCTGGGATGCTTATAACCCACCTGGGGCTGGATATAGAGCGGCGTATTTATTGCAGGTAAATCCAGAGCATAGCCTGTTTGGTTGGTTGTACAACGATGGTTTGGATGATTTGGGTCGTAGTAATGTACCTTATTTTCTCTGCTATCATTTAGCGGGTCAACTAAAGCCTAGTCAACTCGAAAATATTTTTATCTGCTTATGCACGGGGCCGTTAACGCTCATAAATAGGGAAAATCCTCCAGCTTATTTAGAAAGTTTGGTGGTTCAAAACTTGTGGAGTCACAAACCTACTCGCGCTGGGGTGAAGCTTCCTAAACGGATAATTGAGCAAAGCCAGACTCATCTTGAGCAAGGAAAGTTGCTCAATTTGTTCGTACCCGCATCTCAGGAGGAAATTAAAGATACTACCATTGCTGACCAGGAATTATTTGTTGCCAGTACACTGAGAACGCTGATTATTCCTCGTAATGGAAGCATCATTGAGCAGGAACTGCCCATAGCGCAAAGAATAGCCCAAGATGGTGCGCAGTTATCAGAGCTTCCCTTCAGCTTTACACATAGTCAAAAAATATTTCCTTTCTCTGGCAAATTAACTGTAGCACTGGGGATTATAGCCACAATTGCTTCCCTACTCACTTTGTATTTTTTCAAAGTTGCACCTTTCTCACCTGGTGTCCCAAAAACCCCAACTCCAGACCCTATCCTAACCCCAACTTCCACCTTAGAGCAGAAAAGTATAGCACTGAGTAACACTTTATTTAGTCATGTGGATGCAGTATGGGCGGTTACGTTAAGTCAAGATGGACAGACTTTGGTAAGTGCTAGTGCAGATAAAACTATTAAAGTTTGGAATTTAGAAACTTGGAAAGTTATAGCCACACTAGAAGGACATACTGATACAGTTAGAGCGATCGCATTAAGTTCAGATGATCAGACTCTCATCAGCGCAGGTGGCGACAATACAATTAGAATTTGGAATCTGCAAAAATTCAAGCTGAAAAGGACAATCATGACTAATAGTGGCCCGGTTTGGTCACTCGCTATCAGCAATGATGGACAGACTCTAGTTAGTGGTCATGAAAATGGGACTATCAAGATTTGGAACTTTCCCACAGGGCAATTACTCCGCAGAATTAAAGGACATAATAGTCGAGTTTTCTCTATAGCAATGAGTTCGGATGGTGAAACTTTCGCTACTGGAAGTCTTGACAAAAACATCAATATTTGGAATTTATATACAGGACAACACCTCCGCACTATCACCGGACATCGAGACGCTGTGAGGTCATTAATCTTCAGCCGCGACGGCAAGACACTCGCCAGTGCTAGTTGGGATCAAAGCATTAAACTTTGGAATGTGCAAACAGGTGAATTGCTGCACACTCTCTTGGGACACACCTCACGAGTAGTAACTCTGAGTTTGGGGTTTGATGACAACACTCTCGTCAGTGGAAGTATTGATAATGACCTCAAAATCTGGAATATGCCAACAGGTAAATTACTTGAGACTCTCCCCGGTCATTCTGACTGGATTTTAGGCATCGCCACAAACCCTACAAAGAAAATTTTAGTCAGTGCTAGTAAGGATCAAACTATCAAAGTTTGGCAGCCTTGA
- a CDS encoding protein-tyrosine phosphatase family protein has product MYKFAPASEQEKIVFGASRPGYSNQGTYHWIDFMKQQDIQKVCCLLADEQLNYYSHLLDTYQKEFGNQQICWAAIPDFQLADINTLTQKILPFLMTADKLNEKVVVHCSGGIGRTGHVLAAWLVYGRGFSNQDAIAAVKRTGRNPHEAAIASLFKGKNPLKLIKELDLLLNHCRILI; this is encoded by the coding sequence ATGTACAAATTCGCTCCAGCTTCCGAACAAGAAAAAATTGTCTTTGGTGCTTCCCGTCCTGGTTACTCAAATCAAGGAACCTATCATTGGATAGATTTTATGAAGCAGCAAGATATTCAAAAGGTGTGTTGTCTTTTAGCTGATGAACAACTAAATTATTATTCCCATCTTTTAGATACATATCAAAAAGAATTTGGTAATCAACAAATTTGTTGGGCAGCAATTCCAGATTTTCAGCTAGCCGATATAAATACTCTTACCCAGAAAATATTGCCATTTTTAATGACAGCAGACAAACTCAATGAAAAAGTTGTAGTTCACTGTTCTGGTGGTATAGGACGTACTGGTCATGTATTAGCTGCATGGTTAGTTTATGGTAGAGGATTTTCTAATCAAGATGCTATAGCAGCAGTCAAACGTACAGGTAGAAATCCCCATGAAGCTGCAATAGCTTCTTTATTCAAAGGTAAAAATCCCTTAAAATTGATCAAAGAGCTTGATTTATTACTAAATCACTGTCGTATATTAATTTAA
- a CDS encoding dienelactone hydrolase family protein: protein MNRITRRKFITTASLATGFALAVEPISAQVITTNRQGLVAGTVKIPVKDGTIPAYRALPATGRNFPVVLVIQEIFGVHEHIQDVCRRFAKLGYLAIAPELFVRQGDVSKLSSIDEIRPIVAKVPDAQVLSDLDATVNWAKKSGKGNTNKLAITGFCWGGRITWLYAAHNPNVKAGVAWYGRLVGDSTAVTPKHPVDIASTLKVPVLGLYGGKDTGIPLNTVEQMRDRLKGSSSKSEIIVYPDAPHAFFADYRPSYREKEAKEGWQRLQAWFKQHGA, encoded by the coding sequence GTGAACAGAATTACAAGACGTAAATTTATCACAACTGCTTCTCTGGCAACGGGTTTTGCCTTAGCCGTAGAACCTATTTCAGCCCAAGTCATCACCACCAATCGCCAAGGTTTGGTGGCTGGTACAGTGAAGATTCCGGTTAAAGACGGTACAATCCCTGCATACAGAGCGCTGCCGGCTACTGGGCGCAATTTCCCAGTGGTATTAGTCATTCAAGAGATATTTGGCGTACACGAACATATCCAAGATGTCTGCCGTCGCTTTGCTAAATTGGGTTATTTGGCGATCGCACCTGAATTATTTGTGCGTCAAGGTGATGTCTCCAAGTTAAGCAGCATAGATGAAATCCGCCCCATAGTAGCTAAAGTACCAGATGCCCAGGTACTATCTGACCTAGATGCTACAGTTAACTGGGCTAAAAAGTCAGGCAAAGGCAATACCAATAAATTGGCGATTACAGGCTTTTGTTGGGGTGGGAGGATTACTTGGCTGTATGCAGCACACAATCCCAATGTGAAAGCTGGGGTAGCTTGGTATGGACGACTTGTAGGTGATTCTACCGCAGTTACACCCAAGCACCCCGTTGATATTGCTTCTACACTAAAAGTCCCAGTTCTCGGACTTTACGGCGGTAAAGATACGGGTATACCTCTAAATACCGTCGAGCAAATGCGCGATCGCCTCAAAGGTAGCAGTAGTAAATCAGAAATCATTGTCTATCCTGACGCGCCCCATGCTTTCTTTGCCGATTATCGCCCTTCCTACCGCGAAAAAGAAGCTAAGGAAGGCTGGCAACGTCTCCAGGCTTGGTTTAAGCAACATGGTGCGTGA